From Asterias rubens chromosome 6, eAstRub1.3, whole genome shotgun sequence, one genomic window encodes:
- the LOC117291259 gene encoding octopamine receptor 1-like — translation MEAPSNTTSLMEMGNFSEDSCNEGGLFVCSERQIPIAVTLSLISIVTVCGNIFVMIAYTTDNRIRSTVANTFILNLSICDLIIGAVSIPLNSIWVVIGWWPFGKILCQIWLVLDYTCTNVTVLTIIFISLDRYWLLTKKLAYGTFQTHRQATVMCVTVWIIYTVFYSLVTFGWGPLFGDGNVNYSEDCELEPFENGPFVGFQLAVEFLIPLLVIIYLNTKVYMNIKQRSKGHFRSACPSHESSLAASSRDAALHPGPFRQDSTAEREQNTHFTDHSEVKDKGKTEPMQLDSQEYHCNAGYDIELDDISIIFNSDQRLPPIRTAQVIGRERVIENEEASSPCHAVKHPTTNLSAHPPQARRRARELQRHRKAAVTLSVIVGVFVATWLPFHVSSILVAFCEHCISDLTWEIVNYLLWCNSTLNPFLYALLVVRFRQNFSRYLGLHLCTKRR, via the coding sequence ATGGAGGCACCAAGCAACACAACATCCCTGATGGAGATGGGTAACTTCAGTGAGGATTCGTGCAATGAAGGCGGGCTATTTGTTTGTTCAGAGAGGCAGATACCTATTGCAGTCACACTCAGCCTCATCAGCATCGTAACAGTGTGTGGTAACATCTTCGTCATGATAGCGTATACCACTGATAACCGCATCAGATCAACAGTAGCAAATACCTTCATTCTCAACCTGTCAATATGTGATTTGATCATTGGTGCAGTTTCCATTCCCCTTAATTCCATATGGGTTGTTATTGGGTGGTGGCCATTTGGAAAGATCCTGTGCCAGATATGGTTAGTATTGGATTACACTTGCACCAATGTTACCGTCTTGACTATTATCTTCATCAGTTTGGATCGATACTGGCTTCTCACCAAGAAACTTGCTTACGGTACTTTCCAAACACACAGACAGGCCACTGTTATGTGCGTAACTGTATGGATTATCTATACAGTGTTTTATTCTCTTGTTACCTTTGGGTGGGGCCCGTTGTTCGGAGATGGAAATGTGAACTATTCCGAAGATTGCGAACTTGAACCGTTTGAGAACGGCCCCTTCGTTGGATTTCAACTTGCCGTGGAGTTCCTAATCCCCCTTCTTGTTATCATTTACTTGAATACAAAGGTATACATGAACATTAAGCAGAGATCAAAGGGACATTTCCGAAGTGCTTGCCCTTCGCATGAGAGTTCATTAGCTGCCAGCAGCAGGGACGCAGCATTGCATCCAGGTCCTTTCAGACAAGATTCAACTGCAGAAAGAGAACAAAATACTCACTTCACAGATCACTCTGAGGTGAAAGATAAAGGCAAGACAGAACCAATGCAACTTGATAGCCAAGAATACCACTGCAATGCAGGATACGACATAGAACTAGATGATATATCAATCATATTTAATTCTGACCAACGGCTTCCTCCGATCAGAACTGCTCAAGTTATCGGTAGGGAACGGGTCATTGAGAATGAGGAGGCAAGTAGTCCATGTCACGCAGTAAAACACCCAACTACTAACCTTAGCGCTCATCCTCCTCAAGCCCGGCGGCGAGCACGTGAGCTACAGAGGCATCGTAAGGCAGCGGTTACACTCTCAGTCATTGTAGGTGTCTTCGTGGCGACGTGGCTCCCGTTTCATGTATCTTCAATCCTAGTGGCATTCTGTGAACACTGCATCAGCGATCTAACATGGGAAATCGTCAATTACTTGTTGTGGTGCAACTCCACTCTAAACCCGTTCCTGTATGCTCTTCTGGTCGTACGGTTCCGGCAAAACTTCTCTCGCTATTTAGGGTTACACTTGTGTACAAAACGACGGTAG